Genomic segment of Drosophila ananassae strain 14024-0371.13 chromosome 2L, ASM1763931v2, whole genome shotgun sequence:
CCTTAGGAGTGCAATCTTTGCAGTCGCAGGTCATTAGAACTCCGTTGCATTTGATGTTATTACCCCGATTTTGTTCGGCGGTGGCCAATAAAAGGGATAAATTGGCTTTCAAGTGTTTGTCAGTAGGATTGTTTTGGGAAACTGGTATTGGACCCTTGAGCAAATCCGCaactgaaataaacaaattttgctcaaatataattttttttaacaaaccTATATGGTTTATCATATTTACATTCTTTAACTTTTGTCTGAAGTTTTTCGGTGATAGAGATTAAATCGCTTTCGTCAAAATGTTCTGCTTTTTCAGAATCTGCAACTTGTTTGATCCACTGCGAAATTTCGCTGCCAGATAGATGTTGCCCCTGCGGCCCGATGATTTCCATTAATGTACAGTAAGCTCTTCTCGTCCTGAACTAATGGAGTTTATAAATGTTTACGTATAATATCCTCAATATATACTCTTAATATTTATACCTTTTGAATTCTAAATGAGTATATAAGAGTTGACCAAAGGGAATGCCCATTTtagaaattatgaaaaatgttATGAAAAATAGGCGTTGGACCGTTAATTACCTTGGAAAGCTCCTTTTCATGGATAAGTTTACAGAACACCCCGTACATAACAGATTGCTGACTTACGCGAGCAGAAACAAAAATCCAGATGCATACCAGCATCGAGACTTGAAGCAACGACCAAAAAAACACACTAGAATAAATATCCTCACtaattattgaaaattgaattccCGATAGCGCAGATAGTTTTGCTCCTTTTTGATCTGCTCGGCCTGGTCCAAAAGCTGCCTTACACGCAACAGCATGGTGTCCATCTTACGTTCTTTCAATGTATTCTCGTTGCTCGTCTTTGCCTGGATGTCCAAGTGAACACGAAGCCATTTGAACTTGTTGGGATTCTTGGAACTTAGACAGATAGAAGTATCGCCTTCTCGAAATACCGTGAAGGTGATTCGACTCTCTGCCGGATAATCGCggcttaaaaaaattttgtcgTCGTTATCTGTTACTTCTATATGCAGTTCATAATTTTTCGGAAGCCGCGTACAATTATTGGATGGGGGATCATACTCCTCCACCTTATAGTTAactggaaaataaaaatttttataatattggAGAAACctgttaattttttgttcccACCTATTAGATTTGTATCTTCCGGTGTCTCCGTTTTAAAGCATTTTCGCTCCATCCCCCTTATGTGAAAGAAAAGTCCTTCAACGTGTAGGATGCTCATCAGTAGAGCCAACTTACTTAGTATCTGATGCATCTTTTCTTAAAAGAAACATCCGTTTTATTTGTAAACTTGTGAAATGCGCACCAATCTACAAAAAGCTTTTTTCTGATAATATATAGTGTTGTATAACAAAGGGGAATACTTATACTTAATGTCGTTGATCAGttgcattatttttttcaaaatcgaaCGCTTTTTCTTGACGAATTATTCGAATGATCTTTGGCTTTCCTCCGAACCAAACTTATGTTACCCAAATGGAAGCTAATAtctatttgaatttgaaaacaCTATTTCAAGTTTAAAATTCAAacgcaatataaaaaaacaaattttttggtcgcaatatgtttaaatattatttgtatGTAAGCAAACTATTGTACATcgcaatattttatatttatttattgtacaAACGCATAGTTTCCTttcaatataaattttttttataaaataatggaTTTGGTTCGTCCGTCGCCTAGTTCATATCGTCGTCCTCATCATAATCGTCCATCTCATCATCGTCCTCTTCGTCGCTGGTCTCATCTGGATCAGAGGCCTGGGCTCGGCATTTGGGGCACTGACAGACGAAGATATAGTTTTCGCGAAGCACTTTGTGTCGAGAGTGCCGGCTACGCTCTAACTGGCACTCGTCTAGGTAGCTGATGCAGATCTCGTCGCCCTCTTGAATGGGTGTCAAGGCTTTCAAAACCACTATATCGTTGGAATAAGGGAACGTGGAGCAGGAGTTCGGCACGCAACTGTGGTTAATTTTGCTCTGTAAGAGGTAAAGACCAGAGCCCTCGTTGTTCAAGAATTCGCCAGCAACtgttgaaaaaattgaaaatgtaaAAGAATATGGTCTGATTATTAGTTACATCATTCATACTTACATTCACCTACTTTGGCGTAGATTTCATCGATCACAGTGTCCAATTGAGCTTTGTCTGCGTCCGGCAGAGGAAGGTCGGAGACCTTGGTCACCCACTGGGCCAGTACGCTTGTGGCGATGCCCTGGCTGTTGGTGCCCATGATACCCATAAGAGTTTTAAAAGCGTCGGGTGTGGTGAACTAGtaaatagaaaatattagaCCATCAAAGTAAATAATAACCATTTGTTTATATTACCGAGGCAAACTCCTCTCCCGCAAAGGCATGACAAAACGCTCGGTACAGCTGCTCCATCTGATTTTCAAAGTTTTCGCCCAGCATTTTGTGGTAGATCTTCTGCTCTCGGTTAACAATCAAAGCCTGGAATGATTGCAGTTGCTCGAGGAATTCAGATTTCTTCGAACTCTGCTGGTACATGGCCATCAATCGGACAATTAACATGATTGTCCCGGTTTCAGGAGGATAATGCATTTTCTTCCAGGTCTCGTTAAGGACGTTGATAGGATGTGAGTCGTCTAAGCGAAAGGCGCCCATACATGCCACTCGATGGTAGCGCTTTTGAGCTTCCATTAGGCAGTCTTCGGAACAGTAGCGTACTTTGCAGCGTGGGCACTGAGTAAACTGCGCCACCCAAGCAGCCGTGGGGTCGTGCTGCAGTAGTGGTACCTCCACTTTCGGATCGCTCGCCAAGCGGCGGACGTTCTCCAGAAGCGTTTCCAGAGGGCGCATGCAATGATCGCAGGCCGCATAACCGTAGGCTGTGTTCCAAGAAAACTGGCTGGAAACAAAGGGTTCCTCTTCGAAGATGACTTCATTCGCCGCAAAGTTTTTCGTGGCTATCATGGCACGTCCCTGTAAAAGACCATTTTTTATTGAGCGTTTGAAACCCTAAATTACTATAAGTACCTTGCCGGGTATTTCCCGGATCTCAAAATGATTCATTTTGTCAGAAAACGAGATATAAAGcgcaaaataataacaaatccCAACCGCACGTGGGGGTACGCCAAGAAACACAAATAAAGTCAAAACAGCTGTTCCAAATTAATTTCTGCGCTACTCAACACTGGTCTGAGCGTTTGGCGCCATCgtctttttcaaaatttatgcCGTTTTCCAATCTAAATGAACTTTGGAAAATCGTTATTCTTAGTTTTGCAAGttcaatgaaaaaaaaactttcttcAAGACTTTAAAATTTTGGCTGTTTAAAAGCTTTTTGTGTGCCTCTGACGATTATTTCAATTGCTAAACAAaccaaaaattcaataattttaattttcctgaATTTTCtgataaaaacaaatacaagcCCACCAACTTATTAAAACCCATTAAAACTCCAAATTTGACTTGTACTGTACTATCATATAATAATCAATTACAtcgtttaaaatttaaagacaTTCTaatgtaatttttgttttgttttcgctTTCTTGTGTGTATATATAAACATCTTGTTAacagcttttgtttttgttttgcttttagTTGCTTCTTGTAAAATACATAATATTTCATAATTGTAATAATATATCCTTAACAACTAATAATATTCAAATATAATTTTCTCTGCTTTATCATTATtgtgtttttgggttttagTTCTTGTTTAGCTTTTGTTTGTTGCTGTTTAGCTATAGCTGTTTAGCTGTATCCGATTaaattgttgttttgtttaaattaaatgtttattcaCTAACCAGCGCCATTTCTCGCGCCGCGGGCGTCGCTAGTGACTGACCCAAAGCGGATGCGGCGGATACGGCGCTGCTTAGCccatcctcgtcctcgtccgaTGTGCGCGCAGCGGCTGCTGCCGCGGCTGCTTGTTTACGCTCCACCCCCGCTAGGACAccatcatcgtcatcatcacAATGGCTGCGCTCGACCTGGTCTGCAGCTTCTCCCTCCTCTTCATGCGCCTCATCGGCGAAGGACACTTCCACGGGGCTGTTGTTACTGCTATCACCATTGGCCGTCGCTGTCGCCGCCGTCGTCAGCTCATGTTGATTGTTATTGGCCTTATCCTCACTGGCGGACTTGTTGTTATCACTGTCGGCATCCTCGCTCCTTGGCTCCGTCGACGTTGGTACTGGCTCCTCCTCGGGTATGTCCTCGATTAGACTGCGGTTGCCGGATCCGGCTGACGGACTGCGAGGCGGGGGTGTTGACGTCGAAGATGCGGCCGACGGAATCTCTACTTCCACTTCGGCGACCTTGCGCAGCAGGACGGGATCAGAGGCGCGCAGAGAGCTCTCAGAGCCACCGACTCCCTCACCGCTGGGCCGCAGAACCAGGTAGAGCAGGATGTCCGACAGGGAGATGATGCCAATCACCTTGCGTTGCTCGTCGACCACCACCAGGCGATGCACTTCGGCGCGGACGATCCGTTCCATAATCGTGTAGAGCGATTCGTCCAGATTGCACTTTTGCACCCCCTCGAACCACTCGTTGCGATGCTCGTTAGCCTTGCGCAGCGACACATCGAGATCGTTGTAGGTTTTCTCGGCGGCGAGATTCTGTAAAATAGGCGTTACAAATCGAGTAGGAAGCAATACCTCTTTGGCATACTCACAATCACATCAAACTTAGCATAGATGTCGACGAGCCGACCTTCGGAATCCACCAGAGGCAGCGCCGAGACGCGTCGCTCCACGAACTTCTTCAGTGCCGTGATTATGCTCGTCGTCTCATCGGCTGTCTCAATGTTATTGTAGGTGCCGATCTTCAGTTCTCGCAAACTCTTTTGCATGTAAGCGGGCTTTGGTAATTCATTAATCTGTCGGGGGTCGGTGGTAGAGCGTTAGAGTTCTGCTGCCCACTCGCGAAAGCGCAAAGTACTCACGTATAGAAAGAGGAACCTCAGTATCCGTTTGTGGGTCAGGATGTACAAGACGTTGCCGGTCGCCGGATCAATGACGGGCAGGCGATGGATGCGGCTGTGGATGAGAATTTTGATGGCATCGTAGAGGGAGGCATCCGGGCCGATGCTGACCAAAGGCATCACCTGGTTGTGCAGCACACCTGTGGGAGAAACGAAAGCTCATGTAGCTCTTGTCGCTAACCTGAAAGCATTAGTGTATCTTACTTCGCCACGTGTCCAGTTTGTGCTCTTCCAGCTGCTCCATGGACGAATTGGGCGATTTGTAGTACATCTGCAGGATCTTGATGAAGTCCGTGATGGTCAGCATGCCCACGAACTGTTGCTTTTCTGAATCCCATAGCGGCGCCGCTCGCACCCCATTGTAGACCAAGGCGTAGAAGGCCTTCTTCACAAGCAGTTGGGTGTCGAAGACGACCAGCTTGGCGGAGGTGGGTATCAGATCATAGCACTTGTGAAAACGAAAGAACTTTACAAAGATCTGTGAGTCGTCCTCCTCTGTAAAGTAAGAAAATATCCACGTACATTAGTGGGGTCATCCTTGAGGGCAGATCGTTTGGGGAATATGTTTGGGGTAGGGTCTGAGTTTTACACCTTTCTTGAGCAGCTCGGCTAGCAATCGCTTCCAGGCCTCGGAGATCTGCTCAAACTCCTTGATGCTCTCCAGGGGATAGCAAAGGAAGTCGGACGGTCTACCGTTGCCACCTCCAAGCACCAGGCGACCCGCATGATTCGAGTAGAAGTGCAACTGTAACATGCGTGCAGTTCTATATTCTCTGTTTTCttatccgatccgatccgatctgGTCTAGTCTGGGGTCTGTGGGCGCTAACAATTAACTGGGGGACTCGATTTATTTTGCTAATTGGTGGCCAGTCTAATTGGGCAACCCACTAACAGGCCTCTAACAGGTCGTCAACAGAGCTCGGCCGCTCTACGCGCTTCTCACTGTTGGGAACTTAACGTATTTATTGACGGACCCCGGTCGAAACCGAACCCTAAAAACCAAACAACCCTTCGCCAGAGGAGTCTAGAAAGCAATTGAGTACCATAAATTTCGGGGCGCGCGCGTTTcgataaattaaattaagacatttttaattaaaataaatttagcgTACGACAAAAGCAACAGTAGCAGAGCCAGAAACACGCCAAACATACCGAAATAGATCCGCCGAATTGTACAACAATAAATATCATTTCAATTCCCGCAGAGGCTAGAGAGGAGAGCGAACTGGGAGGGGACAGCTGTAGATGACTCTGGCACattgtaaacaaataaatattgaggCGGGGCCAAAAGGTGTTAATCAAAAACTGTGTAGCCGCACTCACATAATCAAAGGGGCTGCAGATCTGCCTTGTCAGGGCGCTGATAAATGCAAGCCAAACATACACCTTTTCGCCGTTTGTCGGAGGCAGTTCAGCAGCATATAACAGCCATTGGGTCGGACAGTTGTGCCAAGAAATTAATTAGCCAAAGCAAACGGCCTCAACACTGAAGCTTGAAAGGATGTGCGATTTATTTGCATCTCGCGTTTGGAAATCTATTTGCGAAATCCCACATTTGTTTATACCGCACGGATTATTTTAAGACACTTTTGAACGAACTAGGGAAATTATTATTGATCGTTGGAGAAAGTGTATGCTATTTTACCTAAACCAATTTAAATACCCATCATTCGACGGGGTTTTGAACTAATTTCTCGGTTAATCTCCGCTGCAAGATGGGCGAAACAATTGCAAACAAAGAATAGCACACAAGTGCGCGTATataccaaaataaattgtaatataTGTGGAGCTAAGCTATAAGCTAAAAGATTTTCGGCCTAAGTAATGTAAACATTTAAATGCTGTTTAATAAACGGAATTTACTGCCGCTGCCGGGaagtaaaaaacaaaaaaatcaacagATAAAGAAAAGCAGAAAACAAATCCAGATAAAGGCCTGGGGAGATGGGTGAAGGTCTTGGCTTTCTAGTACTACTATTTTCGGATGGTTTATTACACGTATGATTGGTCTACCTAGGGATAATCGCAAAGGCGTATATGGATTATCGTTTACGATTCTTTGGCTATTATTTGTGTCTTTTTGCGTTTTGTGCTTCTCTCGACAGCGGGCCACACGAGTTAATTAAAATGCTCCTTGCCACTGTTGCATTTGTTGATTATTCTGCTGGTTCGTGGCTGTGTGTGCGGACGGGATCAAAACAATTGAAAACCCATTTCCACAGTGGGTGGCATTGGGCGGTGCGAGCAGTGGGCGGCAGTGGTTCAGTTGCTTTTGGCGTCGCGGCGCTATTTGAAAATTCTTGACGGGTGACTAAGAGAGGAACGAAGACCTTCGATGGGTCGCCTCTGCCTTGGCGCTGGGCGATTGTCTGGTTCTTGGGTTGGTAACTAATCCGTACAACAGTACAACAGAGCAATATCCATAGACACACTTTTGCACATATAGGCACATATAAACCAGgggctggctgctgctgccaatATTTCCACACGAAAAAATACACGGAAAATCGCCGAAAAACTGTCGTCTGCCCGTCTTTGGCGGCGACGTTCTAAACGATTCGAAATTTTATCATAAACTGATCTGCAGTCTCTGTTCTTTCCTCCCTCTCGCTCTGCCACTCTACGTTGGTGGACTAGCTCTCTGGGTCGGAAAAGTTTTCGTCAGGGAAAagcgcaaaacaaacaaaagataGATGAACAAAATTCAAATGGGAAATTCTGCGAGCAGTCTGCGATTCGAGAGTCTCAATACGAAACAGAAACCGAAAAGTTCTCAGAGCGCTGAATAAACTGAATATAATCTATGGCGAGAGATCGCTTTGGATCGAATCGGCTGGGAACTGACGTTAATGAGGATCATGAAGCGCCTGAAACGGCCAACCAACTACATGCACTTCTTCTTCTGCTCCGTCCCTCCCAGCAACACACCTGAGAAGATCGCTCCCATAGAAGATAAGCATAAGGCCGCTTATGGGAATACAGGGAAACAAATACCTTGGGGGTGTGTTCAGCGGTCTGCATTTAGATCTTTCTTGACAGTGGCACACCGCTTCTAATCACTTTCTCTCCCCATCTACAGACATGTAGAGCTCTATATGTGCCGCCCATAATCATTATGTCGCAGTATTTTGGCCCGCCCACGTCAACGAGCAGATTGGCCTTTCCTGCTCCGGCCCACCGACCATAATCCCAGTGAGTTATGAATTCGATTCCATGAATTCTAGTATTGCTCTTATATACCCCACAGATATATAGTAGGTCCTATTAGCTCAGGGGATGGCGTCGTCGTGTGCCCACAGAGCACCATCAGAGGCCGATTCTTGATCGAATGCCAAGTGTGTCtgctaatttatttaatttaaacatttttgtttgtgcCCATCGGCCAATGGCACTGAAGGGGGGTTGGGGGGGCTGGGAATACGGGGGCTGCTCATAAACTTACCCAAGTCCGAAAGGTTTACTTTCTCTAGGAACGGATCGGCGACAGGCAActgaaaaaaaagcaaaaatattctgATTAAATTATTGATTATGATAGGAATCACTgaatatgttttttattttatttaagaaaacctctttatttatttacagcTGTTAATTACATAACTCTTCACTACTACGCGAACTGtcattaaagaaataaacgAGCAAACTTGAAAAGTCGTAAAGTACGTAAGTAGTTACGTAAGCTCACATCAGCTGGAGAATCATTTGCGCCTCACCCCCTCCCTTGGTTTTCTTCCCCCTGTTCCCCTTGTTATCAATGGCGCTCCAAAAGTATATGGGTCACAGTGATGGGTGTTTTTCCTTCTTTATTGAAGGGAACGGACCCACAATGCCAGCAGTACAATAACAAAAGTAAACAATTAGGGAACACTTCGCTGTGGAATATAGCTGGAATGGCGCTGATACAGTTCTCATACGTGTTATCTGCTGATCAACGGGCGAAATCGCAGATAAAAGccacaaaagcaaaaacaactCGAACTccaatgaaatatttatgggGAGGCAGCCTGTCGGGGGTGACAAGGTGATTCCATTTGCTCGAGTAGCTTTGAATTAACATTGAAATGTGCAATTGTGGAATTGAGGCGCATCGGCGATTGCGAGGGGCAGGCGGTCGCCGGGGGAGTGTGGAGCAAGTGCCCCATATCGGACACGGCAATTGGAAAATTACTCTCTCCCAACGAACGAGCTAAACGCTTTATTAGCGCTTAATACTGCTCTCGCGATCTGCTCCCAAGAATGCGGCCAAGAACAGCGCAGAGTCTGTTGGGATCTCTCGAAACCGAATATCTATTCCGAAGAAGGTGAGTAATCCGAGTAATTTCGAAGGGTGACGgatttctgtttgtttttgtctGAACATCGAACTGTTTACAAGTGgaggaaaaacaataaatcatTTCGATCGGCGGCAATTCAACTCCTCCTCGGTGGACGTCCGCGGGCAGTGGATATGCGAGGCCCGTTCTCGCAGTGTATTTTCAGCCAGCGCCAAAGAAAAGCTTCTCGGAGCTTTGCCAATTACACACActggtttttcttttgtttcccTCGCGGGTCCATTTCCCAGGTGGGGGGCCACTTACGCTGATCTTGCGGCCGGAGCGGggcagcagctgctgctggcgcTTCCACTGCTCGATCTGCTCGACGCTGTAGTCGCTGCGGCGTCGCATCAGCAGGCACTGGTGCACCGGCGAGTGGGTGCGGGGCGAGGAGTGGGCGCTGCTCACCCGCCGCCTCTCGTAGACGAGAGTCTGCTGCACTGCAGCCGCAGCTGCGGCAGAGGCAGCCGCTGCTGTGGGTGAATGACCCAGCGAGTGGCGGGCCTTTGGAGCATTTTGTATtgtgtggctgctgctcctcgaCTGCTGAGGCTGCTGgtattgctgttgctgctgctgttgcttttgcagcaaaagttgctgttgttgcagttgctgctgctgctgactgTGGTTGCTGTGCGCTTTCCGTCGCAGCAGCGATGACGACATGGCTGCCGTTAAAGTCGCCTTCAGCTTTTTGCCATCTTTCGCTTtgtttttgctgctgctgctgctgctgctggtgctggggTTGGTTATAGTGCCATTGCTGGTGGCTTGGATGCTGCTGTCATCGCGCCTGCTTACGTGCTGGGACTGGCGTTGGCCGTCGACGAGATCGCGAAGATTGGCGCTGTTCAAGAGCTGGTAGTTGGCGCTGGCCGTCGGCCCGTTAACCGACATCAGCGCCGGCAGGTGACCGTACCGCTTCTTGCGCTCGTACAGCGGCGAGTTGCTCAGAGAGCGCGCCTTGCGGCCGCTTTTCGAATTTGCATTCTCGCTCGGCagattgttgttgctgtcatTATCGGGCAGATTTGGGTCAAAGCGCACTCCCAATTTGGGGGCTGTTTTCTCGCCCGATGCTCGTGCGGATGCAGGCGGATGGGCGAGGGGGGAGGGTAGCACGCCCACGCGGGGAGTGCTCGGCTCGAAGGCGGAATAGCGACGTCGGTACATGGACACGCACTGGCACTGACACAGATGCACACTCTCACACCGCGCAGAAAGGCAAAGAAGAAGCGCACTCAGCCTTAGGCCCACTCGCAGACGGACTTTTCAAGAAGCACTAAGTGACGAAACGACTCCGAATGGCTCCCAGATTACGTTCGGCTGAGTGGCTGGCTGTGTTACACACGTTCCGCTCCGTTTCCGTTCTTTCACTTTTCCGGGCACGTCCGAACGCGGAGAGGTTTCAAATCAAAATCTACCCACCGAGCACTGGTGGGGTTCGCGAGTGCCAGCGAAACCCCACACATGATCGTTCCACCAACGAAGAGCGGAGGAGCCGCAGAGTGGGCCGCGAGAGCTGGCCTAGGAGAGCGCCGATTTCCGCGAGAGAGTGCCAGAGCTTGAGCAAACACCAAACTCTGGCGGTGTAACGAAGCCCCCACACTCTGCACTACCCTACACTTGAAAAATAAGCCATTCTTTTTAGCTCACTAACTGAAAATTTCAGAACAAAGACATCCTATTAGCCTCAagaatcaattaattaatttttttcagtgcattACAAGATCTGGGTTAGCTTGGAcgaaaatacatttttatttgtcCACCAGTTTATTATTACGCCTTGTTTGCATTGCATTATCGTTCGGAGTGCCCTCTCGTCGCGACTTTACAGGAAAAAGAGCCAACTGAGCGGAAAACATAGCCACTCCACTAAGATAGTAGAGGGTACCCgtttatttctttttcgaCTCGAGATCGTTAAATCGCTTAACCCGCTGAACGGTGTAGGGGCAGAGAGCCACAGGGCGGGGGGAGGCATGTGTGTAAGGAGATGGGGAGACCGAGATAAAGAGCTCCCCCACACGCTCGTGAGCGCGAGCCAAAAGCTCAAGAAGGCCACTGCAGCGGAAGAAGAAGCGCCCGCCATCCGCACTCGACTCGGTGCAATTTCACTCAACGAGAAACTACGCACCAAACCAAAGAGCTCATACATACATTTGTTTTCTTCGCCCGATATCTAAAACAAACTCTACTGCAAGCAGGGGCCGTGCCTTAAGAGAAGGGAGAGTGGAATTCTCCAGACGTGAGATATTTAAAGAGTACTGGCTAATTATTAATCATAAGCGGGCATAAAGCAGGCAGTAGAAAAGAATTTGTGGGTGAAAGCCCCAGTCGCTGACGTCAGGGGCTCTTTCTAAAGTCCCGGGGCACATGCGATCTAAGACACAATTCCTGGCATGTGATTCTATCAGTCGATAGAAACCAGTTTCCATTGGGTGACCACGGTAGTCAGTgcgaaaaaaacaatataataacAGTAAACACATAGTTATGGCCATTGTGCGACCTTGGCGCTTACATGTTGGAAGTGGGTGCGGGTGACAAACCTGATCCCTGCCAGTTGTGAAAGGTCATTATGCCGGGCCAATGGCCACTCAGCAgatttggaaattattatctCCTGCCTCCGACTCACCGATTAGCAGATATTTCACATAAATCGGTCGAATGTCGTGTGAATTGAAATTCTTATCATCACAATCTACGATTACGGAGGGGGTCTGCCATTACGTAATGCTTTCAGATTCATTTCAAATACGTAATACACGGTACAAGTAGCGTGTAGATAAACGATTGAATTCTACATTACATTCACGGAAGCATTAAACCCTAAAGTATgcaatgaaaaataaaatgttccGAATTTAATGCCGCATTGGGGAAACAGAAGGATAGTGTTTTAATGAAGGGATACAATTTTCACTTTCTGCGCAACAGGTGCATGAGCAGTCAGctgcaaatatttacataaGCCAGACGACAAAGCTCACATGCAtctatgtatgtgtatgtgtgtcaTTCAGTTTTAAAGGTGGGCTTTGGGAAGCAGAAATGTCAAGGTTAAACAATCAGGACGAGGTGAGCAAAACAAACAGTTGAAGTCAAAGAACGAAAGAGGGGGACATAAAGC
This window contains:
- the LOC6505807 gene encoding uncharacterized protein LOC6505807 isoform X5, with protein sequence MPGSRPSSAPAEPNAKAAKKAYKKMEKEQRRQEKEQSRREKEARKLERETARRIEREAAKLEKINRHSEKISRSTERMAMAGGGSRSGSLERRRSGEDSPVLNQSTVHGIASPNRRPTIFDVFRPRAKSDAKRQKEKHLLDPSSADSSATSSTYSVSGGTAPASTTAGAAGGAAGAGGAGGLMNSMKVAMQNFGHRQHPAVTITNADGTVSAKSKYKDGSAHPHQGSDAQYYHTVTAVRPHASQRSPMTKVMDLFRHRSNSAASEADKRKARAAAHQQQLAVQSAHMRRASADLEKRRASLGAAGRGLRGDGTLDPHHAAILFRDSRGLPVADPFLEKVNLSDLEEDDSQIFVKFFRFHKCYDLIPTSAKLVVFDTQLLVKKAFYALVYNGVRAAPLWDSEKQQFVGMLTITDFIKILQMYYKSPNSSMEQLEEHKLDTWRSVLHNQVMPLVSIGPDASLYDAIKILIHSRIHRLPVIDPATGNVLYILTHKRILRFLFLYINELPKPAYMQKSLRELKIGTYNNIETADETTSIITALKKFVERRVSALPLVDSEGRLVDIYAKFDVINLAAEKTYNDLDVSLRKANEHRNEWFEGVQKCNLDESLYTIMERIVRAEVHRLVVVDEQRKVIGIISLSDILLYLVLRPSGEGVGGSESSLRASDPVLLRKVAEVEVEIPSAASSTSTPPPRSPSAGSGNRSLIEDIPEEEPVPTSTEPRSEDADSDNNKSASEDKANNNQHELTTAATATANGDSSNNSPVEVSFADEAHEEEGEAADQVERSHCDDDDDGVLAGVERKQAAAAAAAARTSDEDEDGLSSAVSAASALGQSLATPAAREMALVSE
- the LOC6505807 gene encoding uncharacterized protein LOC6505807 isoform X6, with the translated sequence MYRRRYSAFEPSTPRVGVLPSPLAHPPASARASGEKTAPKLGVRFDPNLPDNDSNNNLPSENANSKSGRKARSLSNSPLYERKKRYGHLPALMSVNGPTASANYQLLNSANLRDLVDGQRQSQHVSRRDDSSIQATSNGTITNPSTSSSSSSSKNKAKDGKKLKATLTAAMSSSLLRRKAHSNHSQQQQQLQQQQLLLQKQQQQQQQYQQPQQSRSSSHTIQNAPKARHSLGHSPTAAAASAAAAAAVQQTLVYERRRVSSAHSSPRTHSPVHQCLLMRRRSDYSVEQIEQWKRQQQLLPRSGRKISLPVADPFLEKVNLSDLEEDDSQIFVKFFRFHKCYDLIPTSAKLVVFDTQLLVKKAFYALVYNGVRAAPLWDSEKQQFVGMLTITDFIKILQMYYKSPNSSMEQLEEHKLDTWRSVLHNQVMPLVSIGPDASLYDAIKILIHSRIHRLPVIDPATGNVLYILTHKRILRFLFLYINELPKPAYMQKSLRELKIGTYNNIETADETTSIITALKKFVERRVSALPLVDSEGRLVDIYAKFDVINLAAEKTYNDLDVSLRKANEHRNEWFEGVQKCNLDESLYTIMERIVRAEVHRLVVVDEQRKVIGIISLSDILLYLVLRPSGEGVGGSESSLRASDPVLLRKVAEVEVEIPSAASSTSTPPPRSPSAGSGNRSLIEDIPEEEPVPTSTEPRSEDADSDNNKSASEDKANNNQHELTTAATATANGDSSNNSPVEVSFADEAHEEEGEAADQVERSHCDDDDDGVLAGVERKQAAAAAAAARTSDEDEDGLSSAVSAASALGQSLATPAAREMALVSE
- the LOC6505807 gene encoding 5'-AMP-activated protein kinase subunit gamma-1 isoform X8; amino-acid sequence: MLQLHFYSNHAGRLVLGGGNGRPSDFLCYPLESIKEFEQISEAWKRLLAELLKKEEDDSQIFVKFFRFHKCYDLIPTSAKLVVFDTQLLVKKAFYALVYNGVRAAPLWDSEKQQFVGMLTITDFIKILQMYYKSPNSSMEQLEEHKLDTWRSVLHNQVMPLVSIGPDASLYDAIKILIHSRIHRLPVIDPATGNVLYILTHKRILRFLFLYINELPKPAYMQKSLRELKIGTYNNIETADETTSIITALKKFVERRVSALPLVDSEGRLVDIYAKFDVINLAAEKTYNDLDVSLRKANEHRNEWFEGVQKCNLDESLYTIMERIVRAEVHRLVVVDEQRKVIGIISLSDILLYLVLRPSGEGVGGSESSLRASDPVLLRKVAEVEVEIPSAASSTSTPPPRSPSAGSGNRSLIEDIPEEEPVPTSTEPRSEDADSDNNKSASEDKANNNQHELTTAATATANGDSSNNSPVEVSFADEAHEEEGEAADQVERSHCDDDDDGVLAGVERKQAAAAAAAARTSDEDEDGLSSAVSAASALGQSLATPAAREMALVSE